From Ananas comosus cultivar F153 linkage group 8, ASM154086v1, whole genome shotgun sequence, one genomic window encodes:
- the LOC109714087 gene encoding uncharacterized protein LOC109714087, producing MSSSPSLAMDAQNRAHDLAASILSAASPPQIAAALSDAAAFLRRHAADQSRPFFSIAFPSLLCRLFGFDSPSSSSSSSSSSSWLDLAAADPELSSRLFALLSPSGILLSSIAAADRHDLVKYVFPSERLPEWMRFALRSPAAPSTLAELSPLFAGRVKEDRIQDSYRLQLSVFEYYIFWFAYYPVCKGDSEGSVSGVIHKKRRFRLENWTSSLPVLSATGRQPGQKLECSLYLRLLYAYLRAFVPKSGVGSYQPYRSSLLHYSPNEEEDTFFQAEFLVHTFVHFWMVDNDFSPLPVHVCRSFNLNFSYRSVLGETPPTPGLGDVLNLFVKYLNCGSSSAAEGNEQMVYAKSPVWRSSVLGDIVRPRPTVECSVGSWNAVIQRPLYRFILRTFLFCPMGASIKNATQVFSLWVTYTEPWKTSEEDLVEYEKPMAVQNQEKGDDGRGARQMESVYTPSRQSYVLSNYLFYSSMVVHFLGFAHKFLHTNVESVIQMVLKVLSVLTSSRELLDLLHRVDAAYHSKPSGPSYAVDDAYKYVPSIHEQLQDWEDGLCESDADGSFLHERCNFDLRLFSDGEDGAHNLLQLFLLRAEHEVKLFSGDVSSNLRALDSVRSQMKILFGAHIQKSHFSSKSLVSSHDQHQSRGEVFTPKHPGTGRRTWADVKYKGDWMKRPISNTEVAWLARLLIRLSDWSNEILGLDRYDERESENTGPTYVEVGQDTVRTVDGPKEALGMVVGLIISWAVLLGHAVLRYMRAHKMKVNLRVLASKKFVMVLVLYVVVSVLKRAAFGAFAISGIM from the exons ATGagctcctccccctccctcgcCATGGACGCCCAGAACCGCGCCCACGACCTCGCCGCGTCCATCCTCTCCGCCGCGTCGCCTCCCCAGATCGCCGCCGCGCTCTCCGACGCCGCCGCGTTCCTCCGACGCCACGCCGCCGACCAGTCCCGCCCCTTCTTCTCCATCGCCTTCCCCTCCCTCCTGTGTCGCCTCTTCGGCTTCGACTCCccttcgtcgtcgtcctcgtcctcgtcctcctcctcgtggctcgacctcgccgccgccgaccccgAGCTCTCCTCGCGCCTCTTcgccctcctctccccctccggGATCCTCCTCTCCTCCATCGCCGCCGCGGATCGGCACGACCTCGTCAAGTACGTGTTCCCCTCCGAGCGCCTCCCAGAGTGGATGCGCTTCGCGCTGCGGAGCCCCGCCGCGCCCTCCACGCTCGCCGAGCTCTCCCCTCTCTTCGCCGGGAGGGTTAAGGAGGACAGGATCCAGGACTCGTACCGGCTCCAGCTGAGCGTCTTCGAGTACTACATCTTCTGGTTCGCGTACTACCCCGTGTGCAAGGGCGATTCCGAGGGCTCCGTTTCCGGCGTCATTCATAAGAAGCGGCGGTTCCGGCTCGAGAACTGGACGTCGTCCCTCCCGGTGCTGTCGGCCACGGGGCGCCAACCGGGGCAGAAGCTGGAGTGCAGCTTGTATCTCCGATTGCTCTATGCGTATCTCCGCGCCTTCGTTCCCAAATCCGGAGTGGGCTCGTACCAGCCGTATCGCAGCTCACTCCTCCATTACTCGCCAAATGAGGAGGAGGACACTTTCTTCCAGGCCGAGTTCTTGGTGCACACTTTTGTGCACTTCTGGATGGTGGACAACGACTTCTCGCCGCTGCCCGTCCACGTTTGCCGCTCTTTCAATCTGAACTTTTCCTACAGATCGGTTTTGGGGGAGACCCCTCCAACTCCTGGCCTTGGGGATGTGCTCAATTTATTCGTGAAGTACCTCAACTGTGGCTCGAGTTCGGCAGCAGAAGGGAATGAGCAGATGGTGTATGCTAAAAGTCCCGTGTGGAGGAGTTCGGTGTTGGGGGATATTGTTCGGCCGCGACCTACTGTTGAGTGTAGTGTTGGTTCTTGGAATGCTGTAATTCAGAGGCCCCTGTATAGGTTCATATTGAGGACTTTCCTTTTCTGCCCGATGGGTGCTTCGATCAAGAATGCTACACAAGTTTTCTCTTTGTGGGTAACATATACGGAGCCGTGGAAGACTAGTGAAGAAGACCTTGTTGAGTATGAAAAACCGATGGCAGTTCAGAATCAAGAGAAAGGAGACGATGGTCGGGGCGCGCGACAAATGGAATCTGTATACACTCCTTCCCGGCAGAGTTATGTGTTATCTAATTATCTCTTCTATAGCTCAATGGTAGTGCATTTTCTTGGCTTTGCACATAAGTTTCTCCATACGAATGTGGAGTCAGTGATTCAGATGGTATTAAAG GTGCTAAGCGTTTTGACTTCATCAAGGGAGCTGCTTGATCTCCTTCACAGAGTTGATGCTGCTTATCATTCTAAACCATCTGGGCCGTCTTATGCAGTTGATGATGCATATAAGTATGTACCGTCAATCCATGAACAGTTGCAG GACTGGGAGGATGGTCTGTGTGAAAGTGATGCGGATGGGTCTTTCTTACATGAGCGTTGCAACTTTGATTTGAGACTCTTCAGTGATGGCGAGGATGGGGCTCATAACTTACTTCAG CTGTTCTTGCTGCGTGCAGAGCATGAAGTCAAACTTTTCTCTGGTGATGTGTCGAGTAATCTCCGTGCCCTTGATTCAGTCAGGTCCCAGATGAAAATACTTTTCGGGGCCCATATCCAGAAGTCCCACTTCAGTTCTAAATCACTAGTCTCATCTCACGACCAACATCAGAGCCGTGGTGAGGTGTTCACACCTAAACACCCAGGGACCGGGAGACGCACATGGGCTGATGTAAAGTACAAAGGTGACTGGATGAAGAGGCCCATCTCCAACACTGAAGTGGCATGGCTTGCAAGGCTTTTGATCAGGTTATCAGATTGGTCGAATGAAATTCTCGGCCTTGACCGTTATGATGAGAGAGAATCCGAGAATACGGGGCCAACCTACGTAGAGGTTGGTCAAGATACTGTACGCACTGTTGATGGACCAAAAGAGGCCCTCGGCATGGTCGTGGGCCTTATTATCTCATGGGCCGTGTTGTTGGGCCATGCAGTGCTGAGGTACATGAGGGCGCACAAGATGAAGGTTAACCTGAGGGTGCTTGCATCAAAGAAATTCGTGATGGTTCTCGTATTGTACGTTGTCGTTTCGGTGTTGAAGAGGGCTGCTTTTGGTGCCTTCGCAATCTCCGGCATTATGTGA
- the LOC109714665 gene encoding acidic endochitinase-like produces the protein MATSSLSNPTKPCCFLFFFLLSSLLHCSRAGRIAVYWGQNGNEGTLAETCATGNYAFVNLAFLCSFGSSRTPQLNLAGHCDPYSNACTNLTRDIRSCQANGVKVILSIGGGAGAYSLSSKDDARQVAAYIWNNYLGGTSSARPLGNAVLDGVDFDIEGGGPSYYGDLAKYLSAYGAKAGKKVYLTAAPQCPYPDASVGEALETGLFDYVWVQFYNNPPCQYSRTGGAANLEESWSRWTTGINATNIFLGLPASPVAAGSGFIPAGNLKSDVLPALKQSNKYGGVMLWSKYYDDQTGYSSAIKHDV, from the coding sequence ATGGCAACATCAAGCCTTAGCAATCCGACTAAACCTTGctgcttcctcttcttcttcctcctctcttctCTGCTTCATTGCTCGCGGGCCGGGCGCATCGCTGTCTACTGGGGCCAGAACGGCAACGAGGGCACCCTCGCCGAGACCTGCGCGACCGGAAACTACGCCTTCGTCAACCTAGCCTTCCTCTGCAGCTTCGGCTCCAGCCGCACCCCGCAGCTCAACCTCGCGGGGCACTGCGACCCCTACTCCAATGCCTGCACCAACCTCACCCGCGACATTAGATCGTGCCAGGCCAACGGCGTCAAAGTCATTCTCTCTATTGGCGGTGGCGCCGGCGCGTACTCTTTATCGTCCAAGGACGATGCGAGACAAGTAGCCGCGTACATCTGGAACAACTACCTAGGGGGCACGTCCTCCGCGAGGCCGCTGGGCAACGCAGTCCTCGACGGCGTGGACTTCGACATCGAGGGAGGGGGCCCGAGCTACTACGGAGACCTCGCGAAGTACCTCTCGGCTTACGGCGCGAAGGCGGGAAAGAAGGTGTACCTGACGGCGGCGCCGCAGTGCCCGTACCCGGACGCGTCGGTCGGAGAGGCTTTGGAAACGGGACTCTTCGACTATGTGTGGGTGCAGTTCTACAACAACCCGCCGTGCCAGTACTCGCGGACCGGGGGAGCGGCCAATTTGGAGGAGTCGTGGAGCCGGTGGACGACGGGGATCAATGCCACGAACATCTTCCTCGGCTTACCGGCTTCGCCCGTCGCTGCGGGCAGCGGGTTCATTCCGGCCGGGAACCTCAAGTCCGATGTCCTCCCGGCGCTGAAGCAGTCGAACAAGTACGGCGGGGTGATGCTGTGGTCGAAGTACTACGATGATCAGACCGGATATAGCTCCGCCATCAAGCATGATGTTTGA
- the LOC109714084 gene encoding uncharacterized protein LOC109714084, producing the protein MEDWPSRPTQSSSTLVARDGSSDDSHNSQLFPAIPALSEAAIYLSQTTSYITQCFSGFPEDGVLDEGQELVTLTGGQASDSSSPVNWSTIRDESNNASSDPSTHGDEGTSFSGSSSLSRTEPMSSTRFFQNRTSLFQDLVNRARKTVRGSADDIGWLQRDLGMPPVEDGTKRFLELLESVRKNEHKLPNSMVYLLVPGMFSNHGPLYFVRTKTYFSKMGLTCHIAKIHSEASVDKNAREIKEYIEEIYWGSKKRVLLLGHSKGGVDAAAALCLYWSDLKDKVAGLVLAQSPYGGSPIASDLLREGQLGDYVGLRKMLEILICKIIKGDLQSLEDLTYEKRKDFLRKHPLPQELPIVSFHTEASINPSVLATLSHVAHVELPIAASLVADGQPTRLPVVMPLAAAMAACAQLLQVRYGERSDGLVTRKDAEVPGSVVVRPARKLDHAWMVYSSMKDEPGEADTSQVCEALLALLVEVAQKRGHRIAMKDD; encoded by the exons ATGGAGGATTGGCCATCTAGACCAACACAGTCATCTAGCACTTTAGTG GCTCGTGATGGCTCGTCAGATGATAGCCATAACTCCCAGCTCTTTCCCGCCATTCCGGCTTTAAGCGAAGCTGCTATTTATCTTTCACAGACGACTTCATATATTACGCAATGCTTCTCAGGCTTTCCAG AGGACGGTGTACTTGATGAGGGCCAGGAATTAGTAACACTAACCGGGGGACAGGCTTCCGATAGTTCTTCGCCAGTGAATTGGTCTACAATACGTGATGAGTCGAATAACGCCAGCTCTGATCCATCTACACATGGTGATGAAGGAACAAGCTTTAGTGGAAGCTCTTCTTTGAGTAGAACTGAACCCATGTCATCCACTCGCTTTTTTCAAAATCGTACTTCACTATTTCAAGA CCTGGTAAATCGGGCTCGAAAAACTGTCCGCGGCTCAGCAGATGACATAGGATGGCTACAAAGGGATCTGGGCATGCCTCCAGTTGAAGATGGAACAAAGCGATTTCTTGAATTGCTTGAGAGCGTAAG GAAGAATGAGCACAAATTGCCCAATTCGATGGTCTATTTGTTGGTTCCCG GTATGTTTAGCAATCACGGACCCCTTTACTTTGTTCGTACGAAAACGTACTTCTCAAAGATGGGTCTAACTTGCCATATAGCCAAAATTCATAGTGAG GCCTCGGTCGATAAAAATGCCAgggaaataaaagaatatatagaGGAAATTTACTGGGGATCTAAGAAACGTGTGTTATTGCTCGGACATAGCAAAGGGGGAGTCGATGCGGCAGCAGCCCTGTGTCTTTACTGGTCCGATCTCAAGGATAAGGTTGCTGGGTTGGTATTAGCACAGAGTCCGTACGGAGGCAGCCCAATTGCTTCCGATCTTTTGCGGGAAGGGCAGCTTGGGGACTATGTCGGACTACGGAAAATGCTCGAGATCTTAATATGTAAAATCATTAAG GGTGATTTGCAGTCTTTAGAAGACCTTACTTACGAGAAAAGAAAAGACTTCTTGCGGAAGCACCCGCTTCCTCAAGAACTCCCCATAGTCTCCTTCCACACTGAGGCCAGCATAAACCCTAGCGTCCTCGCCACCCTGTCTCACGTCGCACATGTGGAACTCCCAATTGCTGCCTCCCTCGTTGCCGACGGCCAACCAACCAGGCTCCCGGTGGTTATGCCGCTCGCTGCCGCGATGGCCGCGTGCGCGCAGCTCCTGCAAGTCAGGTACGGCGAGAGGAGCGACGGCCTCGTCACAAGGAAAGATGCGGAAGTGCCTGGGTCGGTAGTGGTCCGGCCGGCGAGAAAGCTCGACCATGCTTGGATGGTGTACTCGTCCATGAAGGACGAGCCCGGTGAGGCGGATACATCGCAGGTGTGCGAAGCGCTCCTCGCGTTGCTTGTCGAGGTTGCACAGAAGAGAGGGCACCGGATTGCCATGAAAGATGATTGA
- the LOC109714085 gene encoding PLAT domain-containing protein 3-like codes for MARHFPSLLLLVTLLLPFLTNGDDDDNRCVYTVYVRTGSVIKSGTDATVGLTLADASGREVSVPDLVAWGGLMGPAHDYFERANLDVFSGRGPCGLGPLCRLNLTSDGWGPHHGWYCEYVEVTLTGPHTPCAQTLFYVRQWLAADAAPYQLYATVDGCGGGPARAHKAQQHVMGRVVIGDGPNAESI; via the exons ATGGCTCGCCACTTCCCCTCGCTTCTCCTCCTCGTcactctcctcctccccttTCTCACCAATGGT GATGACGACGATAACCGGTGCGTGTACACGGTGTACGTGCGCACCGGCTCGGTCATCAAATCGGGCACCGACGCCACCGTCGGCCTCACCCTCGCCGACGCCTCTGGCCGGGAAGTGTCGGTCCCGGACCTGGTGGCGTGGGGCGGGCTCATGGGCCCGGCCCACGACTACTTCGAGCGGGCCAATTTAGACGTCTTCAGCGGGCGCGGGCCGTGCGGGCTCGGCCCGTTATGCCGCCTCAACCTGACCTCCGACGGGTGGGGCCCGCACCACGGGTGGTACTGCGAGTACGTCGAGGTAACGTTGACCGGACCTCACACGCCGTGCGCACAGACGCTTTTCTACGTGCGCCAGTGGTTGGCCGCCGACGCTGCACCGTACCAGCTGTACGCGACCGTCGACGGATGCGGCGGGGGCCCGGCCAGGGCCCACAAGGCCCAGCAACACGTAATGGGCCGGGTTGTGATCGGGGATGGGCCAAATGCGGAGTCCATTTAA
- the LOC109714667 gene encoding uncharacterized protein LOC109714667, with protein MRRRAGPKGPHRPSPAGDRRSPGSGAATGSTRSTAASAAAAAATAGTLGPMGLETAGPSPAHDDVLRPIDRPDSAAADDDASLFALPDLLLDLRDGFGFNSPWVTAAVALAEDVDIGDCVCGGGGGVEFRIEEPYLWG; from the coding sequence ATGCGAAGAAGAGCCGGGCCAAAAGGCCCCCACCGGCCCAGCCCAGCGGGGGATCGCCGGAGCCCAGGAAGCGGAGCAGCGACGGGAAGCACCCGGTCTACAGCtgcatccgccgccgccgccgccgccaccgcaggtACTCTTGGCCCAATGGGCCTCGAGACCGCGGGCCCCAGCCCGGCCCATGACGACGTTCTCCGGCCCATTGACCGGCCCGACTCTGctgccgccgacgacgacgcctcgcTCTTCGCCCTGCCGGACCTCCTCCTCGACCTGCGTGACGGGTTCGGCTTCAATTCGCCATGGGTGACCGCCGCCGTTGCCTTGGCGGAGGACGTCGACATCGGCGACTGcgtctgcggcggcggcggcggcgtcgagtTTCGGATTGAGGAGCCTTACTTGTGGGGATAA